One genomic segment of Arachis duranensis cultivar V14167 chromosome 4, aradu.V14167.gnm2.J7QH, whole genome shotgun sequence includes these proteins:
- the LOC107486150 gene encoding plasma membrane ATPase 2 isoform X1, whose translation MWNPLSWVMEAAAIMAIAMAHGGGEGWDYQDFTGIVILLLVNSTISFIEENNAGNAAAALMARLAPKAKVLRDGKWSEEDASVLVPGDIISIKLGDIIPADARLLEGDPLKIDQSALTGESLPVSKHPGDGVYSGSTCKQGEIEAVVIATGVHTFFGKAAHLVENTTHVGHFQKVHIQKHISSLSSYVSQCFLCLTLKLNLAMILLQVLQSIGNFCICSIAIGMLIEIIVIYGPQQRKYRVGIDNLLVLLIGGIPIAMPTVLSVTMAIGSHKLSQQGAITKRMTAIEEMAGMDVLCSDKTGTLTLNKLTVDKNLIEVFADGVNQDMVVLMAARASRLENQDAIDCAIVSMLADPKEARAGITEIHFLPFNPTDKRTALTYTDAAGKMHRVSKGAPEQILNLAHNKSEIAQRVHAIIDKFAERGLRSLAVAHQEVPEGTKESLGGPWEFVGLLPLFDPPRHDSAETIRRALNLGVSVKMITGDQLAIAKETGRRLGMGSNMYPSSSLLGESKDNFASVPVDDLIENADGFAGVFPEHKYEIVKRLQARKHICGMTGDGVNDAPALKIADIGIAVADATDAARSASDIVLTEPGLSVIISAVLTSRAIFQRMKNYTIYAVSITIRIVVGFMLLTCIWEFNFPPFMVLVIAILNDGTIMTISKDRVKPSPSPDSWKLSEIFATGIVLGGYLALMTVIFFWAAYKTHFFPNHFDVRHLHGDLHGPPTHEESKMLGAAIYLQVSIISQALIFVTRSRGWSYTERPGVLLMIAFVIAQLIATIVSALLSWELAGIKAIGWGWTGIIWVYSIITYLFLDPIKFAVRYALSGRAWNLVVDKHTAFINKNDFGREAREAQWAAEQRTLHGLQSADMKVEKHTFREINTLADEAKRRAEIARMRELHTLKGRVETMGKLKGLDVDAINSHYTV comes from the exons atGTGGAATCCACTGTCATGGGTCATGGAAGCTGCTGCTATCATGGCCATTGCCATGGCTCATGGAGGG GGAGAAGGTTGGGATTATCAAGATTTTACCGGCATTGTTATACTGCTACTTGTAAACTCCACAATCAGTTTCATAGAAGAAAACAATGCTGGTAATGCAGCAGCAGCACTCATGGCAAGATTGGCCCCAAAAGCAAAG GTACTCCGTGATGGAAAATGGAGCGAAGAAGATGCATCTGTGTTGGTTCCTGGAGATATAATCAGCATCAAGCTAGGTGACATCATTCCTGCCGACGCACGTCTCCTTGAAGGAGATCCTTTGAAGATCGATCAG TCTGCTCTTACTGGAGAGTCACTTCCGGTTTCAAAACATCCTGGAGATGGAGTATATTCTGGTTCAACATGCAAGCAAGGAGAAATTGAAGCAGTAGTTATTGCAACTGGAGTTCACACATTCTTTGGAAAGGCGGCGCATCTTGTGGAAAACACCACACATGTTGGACATTTCCAGAAGGTCCACATACAGAAACATATATCATCTCTATCATCTTATGTTAGTCAATGTTTTCTATGCCTTACcctgaaattaaatcttgccaTGATCTTGTTACAGGTTTTGCAATCTATTGGGAACTTCTGCATCTGTTCCATTGCTATTGGGATGCTCATTGAAATCATAGTGATATATGGCCCGCAGCAAAGGAAATACCGAGTTGGTATCGATAACCTCCTTGTGTTACTGATTGGCGGAATTCCTATTGCAATGCCAACTGTCCTTTCAGTTACAATGGCTATTGGTTCACACAAATTGTCTCAGCAG GGTGCTATAACAAAGAGAATGACTGCAATTGAAGAAATGGCCGGAATGGATGTCCTATGCAGTGATAAAACAGGCACATTAACACTCAACAAGCTTACAGTGGACAAGAATCTTATTGAG GTCTTTGCTGATGGAGTTAATCAGGACATGGTTGTACTTATGGCTGCAAGGGCATCAAGGCTAGAGAACCAAGATGCAATTGATTGTGCAATTGTATCTATGTTAGCAGACCCAAAGGAG GCACGAGCTGGAATAACTGAAATTCACTTCCTTCCATTCAATCCAACAGATAAAAGAACTGCACTTACATACACTGATGCTGCTGGTAAGATGCACAGGGTTAGCAAAGGTGCACCAGAGCAG ATTCTCAACCTTGCACATAACAAGTCAGAAATTGCACAGAGGGTACATGCAATTATAGACAAATTTGCCGAACGTGGCCTTCGCTCACTGGCTGTTGCCCACCAG gAAGTACCTGAGGGAACCAAAGAAAGTTTAGGGGGTCCGTGGGAATTTGTCGGCCTACTCCCTCTATTTGATCCTCCCCGCCACGATAGCGCTGAAACAATCAGAAGAGCTCTTAATCTTGGTGTGAGTGTCAAAATGATCACTG GTGATCAGCTTGCAATTGCTAAGGAAACAGGAAGGCGTCTTGGAATGGGTTCTAACATGTATCCTTCTTCGTCGCTGCTAGGAGAAAGCAAAGATAATTTTGCTTCTGTTCCCGTCGATGATCTTATAGAGAATGCAGATGGTTTCGCTGGTGTCTTTCCTG AGCACAAATATGAGATTGTGAAGAGGTTACAAGCTAGAAAGCACATTTGTGGGATGACTGGTGATGGAGTGAATGATGCACCAGCTTTGAAGATAGCCGACATAGGTATCGCTGTAGCAGATGCCACAGACGCTGCAAGAAGTGCCTCTGACATAGTTCTAACAGAACCTGGGTTGAGTGTGATCATAAGTGCTGTTTTAACTAGCCGTGCAATTTTCCAAAGAATGAAAAACTACACA ATATATGCTGTATCTATCACCATCCGTATTGTG GTTGGCTTTATGTTACTCACATGCATTTGGGAATTTAACTTTCCTCCCTTTATGGTTCTTGTCATAGCCATTCTCAACGATG GTACCATCATGACAATATCTAAAGATAGGGTTAAGCCTTCTCCAAGTCCTGATAGTTGGAAGCTGAGTGAGATTTTTGCAACTGGGATTGTCCTAGGAGGTTATCTGGCTCTAATGACAGTGATATTCTTCTGGGCAGCATATAAAACTCACTTTTTTCCT AACCATTTTGATGTGAGACATCTCCACGGAGATCTTCATGGTCCACCTACTCATGAAGAGAGTAAAATGCTAGGAGCTGCTATATATCTTCAAGTCAGTATAATTAGTCAAGCCTTAATTTTTGTGACTCGCTCAAGGGGATGGTCCTATACAGAAAGACCCGGTGTTTTGCTTATGATCGCTTTTGTTATAGCTCAACTG ATTGCAACTATTGTATCTGCCCTTCTCTCTTGGGAGCTAGCAGGAATCAAAGCCATAGGGTGGGGTTGGACGGGAATCATCTGGGTCTACTCTATTATAACTTACTTGTTTTTGGATCCTATAAAGTTTGCTGTTCGTTATGCATTAAGCGGAAGAGCTTGGAATTTGGTGGTAGACAAACAT ACTGCATTTATCAACAAAAATGACTTTGGTAGAGAAGCTCGTGAAGCTCAATGGGCTGCTGAGCAGAGAACCTTACATGGTCTCCAGTCTGCTGACATGAAAGTTGAGAAGCACACTTTCAGGGAAATAAATACACTAGCTGACGAGGCCAAGAGGCGTGCAGAAATAGCAAG GATGAGAGAGCTTCACACTCTGAAAGGAAGGGTGGAAACAATGGGCAAGCTAAAGGGTTTAGATGTGGATGCAATCAACAGTCATTACACAGTATAA
- the LOC107486152 gene encoding uncharacterized protein LOC107486152 — MSETGADLLQQLEDILESDPLIDEVGFIHPSQFDLLNEESGISGNSSDEAISQATKRTASSEGCSKQKNKNFWNKDHKLGISTSILLPLYKAAKLAFMTAFKQYKMCGDQSDEVGNCLPASSSCDDLQSILMRHSRSLLLLSCDFMTAWNCRKLVVSKEKQHSMLLDELHLSALVLSYSPKSEQAWNHRRWVIKSMSTHCSNFKDLLRKESELVEKIAERSKMNYRAWNHRCWLISYMARDQVLHELKKSRSWAAMHVADNCCFHYRSRLLLKIMEESSGSEKNVSSGYKADINQAWKDELDWNETLIRRYVGREALWLHRRFLSMYWINNFLSDSGGTSYNSKQTNRNSNYFDPFLENELCLIDSCITVEDNEFADFEAQAVYAASYMLWLKVQVPEPLGNDLRAKIRAMDLKSLLDNSNQERFSLFNHFLS; from the exons ATGAGTGAAACTGGTGCTGATCTCTTGCAACAGTTGGAGGATATCCTTGAATCTGACCCTCTAAT TGATGAGGTGGGATTTATTCATCCATCTCAGTTTGACTTGCTAAATGAAGAATCAGGCATTTCTGGCAATTCATCTGATGAAGCTATCTCTCAGGCAACAAAAAGGACAGCAAGTTCTGAGGGATGTTCCAAGCAAAAGAACAAAAACTTTTGGAACAAAGATCATAAATTGGGAATTTCAACTTCTATTCTTCTCCCACTATACAAAGCTGCTAAACTAGCGTTTATGACTGCATTTAAACAATACAAGATGTGTGGCGATCAATCTGATGAAGTTGGGAATTGTTTACCTGCCTCTTCATCATGCGATGATCTTCAAAGTATACTTATGAGACACAGCAGGTCACTTCTGCTGCTAAGTTGCGATTTTATGACAGCATGGAATTGCAG AAAGTTAGTAGTTTCCAAGGAGAAGCAGCACTCCATGTTGTTGGATGAACTTCATCTGTCTGCGCTCGTACTTTCATATTCACCCAAAAGTGAACAAGCTTGGAATCATAG GCGGTGGGTCATCAAGTCAATGTCCACACATTGTTCAAATTTCAAAGATCTTTTGAGAAAAGAATCTGAGCTGGTGGAAAAAATAGCTGAG aGGTCGAAAATGAATTATCGTGCATGGAATCACCGCTGCTGGTTAATTTCGTATATGGCTAGAGATCAG GTGCTACATGAGctgaagaaatcaagaagctgGGCTGCAATGCATGTTGCTGATAATTGTTGTTTTCATTATCGCAGT CGGCTATTGCTTAAGATTATGGAGGAATCAAGTGGTTCTGAGAAAAATGTGTCTTCTGGTTACAAGGCTGATATCAACCAGGCTTGGAAG GATGAGCTTGACTGGAATGAGACATTGATAAGACGCTATGTGGGAAGAGAG GCTTTATGGCTTCATCGTCGCTTCCTTTCCATGTACTggataaataattttctttctgATTCTGGTGGTACATCCTACAATTCCAAGCAGACGAACAGAAATTCTAACTACTTTGATCCCTTCCTGGAGAATGAATTGTGTCTCATTGACTCCTGCATAACTGTTGAGGACAATGAATTTGCTGATTTCGAAGCGCAAGCAGTGTATGCTGCTAGTTACATGCTGTGGTTGAAAGTG CAAGTTCCTGAGCCATTGGGAAATGATCTCCGAGCGAAGATAAGAGCAATGGATCTGAAGAGCTTGCTGGATAACTCAAACCAAGAGAGGTTCTCACTTTTCAATCACTTTTTGAGCTAA
- the LOC107486150 gene encoding plasma membrane ATPase 2 isoform X2, whose protein sequence is MWNPLSWVMEAAAIMAIAMAHGGGEGWDYQDFTGIVILLLVNSTISFIEENNAGNAAAALMARLAPKAKVLRDGKWSEEDASVLVPGDIISIKLGDIIPADARLLEGDPLKIDQSALTGESLPVSKHPGDGVYSGSTCKQGEIEAVVIATGVHTFFGKAAHLVENTTHVGHFQKVHIQKHISSLSSYVSQCFLCLTLKLNLAMILLQVLQSIGNFCICSIAIGMLIEIIVIYGPQQRKYRVGIDNLLVLLIGGIPIAMPTVLSVTMAIGSHKLSQQGAITKRMTAIEEMAGMDVLCSDKTGTLTLNKLTVDKNLIEVFADGVNQDMVVLMAARASRLENQDAIDCAIVSMLADPKEARAGITEIHFLPFNPTDKRTALTYTDAAGKMHRVSKGAPEQILNLAHNKSEIAQRVHAIIDKFAERGLRSLAVAHQEVPEGTKESLGGPWEFVGLLPLFDPPRHDSAETIRRALNLGVSVKMITGDQLAIAKETGRRLGMGSNMYPSSSLLGESKDNFASVPVDDLIENADGFAGVFPGKYNSNHRKALIQIIVYFLIIYVPSEHKYEIVKRLQARKHICGMTGDGVNDAPALKIADIGIAVADATDAARSASDIVLTEPGLSVIISAVLTSRAIFQRMKNYTIYAVSITIRIVVGFMLLTCIWEFNFPPFMVLVIAILNDGTIMTISKDRVKPSPSPDSWKLSEIFATGIVLGGYLALMTVIFFWAAYKTHFFPNHFDVRHLHGDLHGPPTHEESKMLGAAIYLQVSIISQALIFVTRSRGWSYTERPGVLLMIAFVIAQLIATIVSALLSWELAGIKAIGWGWTGIIWVYSIITYLFLDPIKFAVRYALSGRAWNLVVDKHTAFINKNDFGREAREAQWAAEQRTLHGLQSADMKVEKHTFREINTLADEAKRRAEIARMRELHTLKGRVETMGKLKGLDVDAINSHYTV, encoded by the exons atGTGGAATCCACTGTCATGGGTCATGGAAGCTGCTGCTATCATGGCCATTGCCATGGCTCATGGAGGG GGAGAAGGTTGGGATTATCAAGATTTTACCGGCATTGTTATACTGCTACTTGTAAACTCCACAATCAGTTTCATAGAAGAAAACAATGCTGGTAATGCAGCAGCAGCACTCATGGCAAGATTGGCCCCAAAAGCAAAG GTACTCCGTGATGGAAAATGGAGCGAAGAAGATGCATCTGTGTTGGTTCCTGGAGATATAATCAGCATCAAGCTAGGTGACATCATTCCTGCCGACGCACGTCTCCTTGAAGGAGATCCTTTGAAGATCGATCAG TCTGCTCTTACTGGAGAGTCACTTCCGGTTTCAAAACATCCTGGAGATGGAGTATATTCTGGTTCAACATGCAAGCAAGGAGAAATTGAAGCAGTAGTTATTGCAACTGGAGTTCACACATTCTTTGGAAAGGCGGCGCATCTTGTGGAAAACACCACACATGTTGGACATTTCCAGAAGGTCCACATACAGAAACATATATCATCTCTATCATCTTATGTTAGTCAATGTTTTCTATGCCTTACcctgaaattaaatcttgccaTGATCTTGTTACAGGTTTTGCAATCTATTGGGAACTTCTGCATCTGTTCCATTGCTATTGGGATGCTCATTGAAATCATAGTGATATATGGCCCGCAGCAAAGGAAATACCGAGTTGGTATCGATAACCTCCTTGTGTTACTGATTGGCGGAATTCCTATTGCAATGCCAACTGTCCTTTCAGTTACAATGGCTATTGGTTCACACAAATTGTCTCAGCAG GGTGCTATAACAAAGAGAATGACTGCAATTGAAGAAATGGCCGGAATGGATGTCCTATGCAGTGATAAAACAGGCACATTAACACTCAACAAGCTTACAGTGGACAAGAATCTTATTGAG GTCTTTGCTGATGGAGTTAATCAGGACATGGTTGTACTTATGGCTGCAAGGGCATCAAGGCTAGAGAACCAAGATGCAATTGATTGTGCAATTGTATCTATGTTAGCAGACCCAAAGGAG GCACGAGCTGGAATAACTGAAATTCACTTCCTTCCATTCAATCCAACAGATAAAAGAACTGCACTTACATACACTGATGCTGCTGGTAAGATGCACAGGGTTAGCAAAGGTGCACCAGAGCAG ATTCTCAACCTTGCACATAACAAGTCAGAAATTGCACAGAGGGTACATGCAATTATAGACAAATTTGCCGAACGTGGCCTTCGCTCACTGGCTGTTGCCCACCAG gAAGTACCTGAGGGAACCAAAGAAAGTTTAGGGGGTCCGTGGGAATTTGTCGGCCTACTCCCTCTATTTGATCCTCCCCGCCACGATAGCGCTGAAACAATCAGAAGAGCTCTTAATCTTGGTGTGAGTGTCAAAATGATCACTG GTGATCAGCTTGCAATTGCTAAGGAAACAGGAAGGCGTCTTGGAATGGGTTCTAACATGTATCCTTCTTCGTCGCTGCTAGGAGAAAGCAAAGATAATTTTGCTTCTGTTCCCGTCGATGATCTTATAGAGAATGCAGATGGTTTCGCTGGTGTCTTTCCTGGTAAGTATAATAGCAATCACAGAAAAGCTCTAATCCAAATTATTGTCTATTTTCTGATTATATATGTTCCCTCAGAGCACAAATATGAGATTGTGAAGAGGTTACAAGCTAGAAAGCACATTTGTGGGATGACTGGTGATGGAGTGAATGATGCACCAGCTTTGAAGATAGCCGACATAGGTATCGCTGTAGCAGATGCCACAGACGCTGCAAGAAGTGCCTCTGACATAGTTCTAACAGAACCTGGGTTGAGTGTGATCATAAGTGCTGTTTTAACTAGCCGTGCAATTTTCCAAAGAATGAAAAACTACACA ATATATGCTGTATCTATCACCATCCGTATTGTG GTTGGCTTTATGTTACTCACATGCATTTGGGAATTTAACTTTCCTCCCTTTATGGTTCTTGTCATAGCCATTCTCAACGATG GTACCATCATGACAATATCTAAAGATAGGGTTAAGCCTTCTCCAAGTCCTGATAGTTGGAAGCTGAGTGAGATTTTTGCAACTGGGATTGTCCTAGGAGGTTATCTGGCTCTAATGACAGTGATATTCTTCTGGGCAGCATATAAAACTCACTTTTTTCCT AACCATTTTGATGTGAGACATCTCCACGGAGATCTTCATGGTCCACCTACTCATGAAGAGAGTAAAATGCTAGGAGCTGCTATATATCTTCAAGTCAGTATAATTAGTCAAGCCTTAATTTTTGTGACTCGCTCAAGGGGATGGTCCTATACAGAAAGACCCGGTGTTTTGCTTATGATCGCTTTTGTTATAGCTCAACTG ATTGCAACTATTGTATCTGCCCTTCTCTCTTGGGAGCTAGCAGGAATCAAAGCCATAGGGTGGGGTTGGACGGGAATCATCTGGGTCTACTCTATTATAACTTACTTGTTTTTGGATCCTATAAAGTTTGCTGTTCGTTATGCATTAAGCGGAAGAGCTTGGAATTTGGTGGTAGACAAACAT ACTGCATTTATCAACAAAAATGACTTTGGTAGAGAAGCTCGTGAAGCTCAATGGGCTGCTGAGCAGAGAACCTTACATGGTCTCCAGTCTGCTGACATGAAAGTTGAGAAGCACACTTTCAGGGAAATAAATACACTAGCTGACGAGGCCAAGAGGCGTGCAGAAATAGCAAG GATGAGAGAGCTTCACACTCTGAAAGGAAGGGTGGAAACAATGGGCAAGCTAAAGGGTTTAGATGTGGATGCAATCAACAGTCATTACACAGTATAA